A region of Lycium barbarum isolate Lr01 chromosome 1, ASM1917538v2, whole genome shotgun sequence DNA encodes the following proteins:
- the LOC132645189 gene encoding O-fucosyltransferase 36-like isoform X2: MMEREPSDEEEDHENLIRADSPVRTAFQIDDVNDENASIRRFNFSFCKWYFLAIIVPVFLIILFFNTDVNNLFKTGFTNANYVNHMRDSELKALYLLRQQQLGLFKLWNHTLLNNANNSNFEELKWDLLSQISLNKQIQEALLSPHQLGNVLNVSDSATGSSLDGYGGLYRCRKVDYRLSERRTIEWKPRLDKYLFAICVSGQMSNHLICLEKHMFFAALLNRVLIIPSSRVDYEFHRVLDIDHINKCLGRKVVVTFEEFAKNRKGHMHIDKFICYFSQPQPCFLDEERVKKLKSLGVSMNKLEAAWEEDVKNPKPRTVHDVEAKFSLDDDVIAIGDVFFADVEKKWVMQPGGPISHGCKTLIEPSRLILLTAQRFIQTFLGENFIALHFRRHGFLKFWWKLCWTRPFVLCLTCLLDQWALLSRKIFFGFGRAGDQHQFVMSIYARVKFRTSLQTMNESD; this comes from the exons ATGATGGAGAGAGAACCCTCCGATGAAGAAGAGGATCACGAGAACCTGATCCGTGCAGATTCTCCGGTTCGCACGGCATTTCAAATTGACGACGTCAACGATGAAAATGCGAGCATTCGTCGTTTCAATTTCAGCTTCTGTAAGTGGTATTTCCTAGCAATTATTGTTCCAGTCTTCCTAATCATCCTTTTCTTCAACACCGACGTCAATAACCTCTTCAAAACCGGATTTACGAACGCTAATTACGTTAATCACATGCGCGACTCCGAATTGAAGGCTCTATATCTGCTTAGACAGCAACAATTAGGGCTCTTCAAGCTCTGGAACCACACATTGCTTAATAATGCCAACAATAGTAATTTTGAAGAATTGAAATGGGATTTACTCAGTCAGATTTCACTGAATAAGCAAATTCAGGAAGCACTTTTGTCGCCTCATCAATTAGGTAACGTGTTAAATGTATCGGATAGTGCTACTGGTTCTAGTTTAGATGGTTATGGTGGTTTATATAGGTGTAGGAAGGTGGATTATAGATTGTCTGAGAGGAGAACTATTGAGTGGAAACCGAGGTTGGATAAGTATCTCTTTGCAATATGTGTGTCAGGGCAGATGTCGAACCATTTAATATGTTTGGAAAAGCATATGTTTTTTGCTGCTCTGCTTAACCGCGTTTTGATCATTCCTAGCTCAAGAGTAGATTATGAGTTTCATCGAGTGTTGGATATCGATCATATCAACAAATGCTTGGGGAGGAAAGTGGTTGTGACATTTGAGGAATTTGCAAAAAATCGAAAGGGTCATATGCACATAGATAAATTCATTTGCTATTTCTCTCAGCCGCAGCCTTGTTTTCTGGATGAAGAACGTGTTAAGAAGTTGAAGTCGTTAGGGGTTTCTATGAATAAGCTTGAAGCTGCTTGGGAGGAGGATGTTAAGAACCCCAAGCCAAGGACTGTCCATGACGTCGAggcaaagttttctttggatgatgatgttattgcgaTCGGTGATGtattttttgctgatgtggaaaAGAAATGGGTAATGCAACCTGGTGGCCCCATTTCGCACGGCTGCAAGACTCTCATTGAGCCAAGTCGTCTTATATTGCTCACTGCCCAACGTTTCATCCAAACATTCTTGGGAGAGAACTTTATCGCTCTTCATTTCCGCAGACATGGTTTCTTAAAGTTCTG GTGGAAGCTATGTTGGACAAGACCATTTGTGCTCTGTCTGACGTGTTTATTGGATCAATGGGCTCTACTTTCACGGAAGATATTTTTCGGCTTCGGAAGGGCTGGGGATCAGCATCAGTTTGTGATGAGTATTTATGCCAGGGTGAAGTTCCGAACTTCATTGCAGACGATGAATGAGTCTGATTAA
- the LOC132645181 gene encoding uncharacterized protein LOC132645181 isoform X3 — MYSRLYGIILLTQRPMNRAWSNLEKAPAGSLKNKLHGLGLRLLSRVKPSEIFLKSIPKEVTRVDITYPSSLNGQLVRRRLRHIALRKNQMLETLAKSSYPYHAWLDLKSLSAVEEHTLVKVLPLPNIPFFWVLFRTYSHWRALQGSENLLRLVTNSSHHQNYQKSDKGTTDKSTNTKDDPQRTNNCISQPWVLLPSEDLQKLIRSGEANDSLSEPTISDICRRFNLNTMDVIKYKHSLY; from the exons ATGTACTCCAGGCTCTATGGAATCATCCTGCTGACCCAAAGACca ATGAACAGAGCTTGGAGTAATTTGGAAAAAGCACCGGCAGGAAGTTTAAAGAACAAACTTCACGG GCTAGGGTTGCGGCTTCTCTCTCGTGTTAAGCCTTCAGAGATCTTTTTGAAATCCATTCCTAAGGAGGTAACACGTGTTGACATTACCTATCCCTCAAG TTTAAATGGACAGCTTGTTCGGCGGAGGCTACGTCATATTGCCTTGAG AAAAAACCAGATGCTTGAAACTCTGGCAAAGAGTTCATATCCTTACCATGCTTGGTTGGATTTAAAATCTCTTTCTGCTGTGGAGGAACATACTCTAGTTAAG GTGCTACCCTTGCCTAATATACCTTTCTTTTGGGTCTTATTTCGGACATACTCTCACTGGAGAGCTCTTCAG GGAAGTGAAAATCTCCTTCGATTAGTTACAAACAGCTCCCATCACCAGAATTACCAGAAGTCAGATAAAGGAACAACAGACAAGAGTACAAATACAAAAGATGACCCACAGAGAACAAACAACTGCATTAGTCAACCATGG GTATTATTGCCGTCAGAAGACCTTCAAAAGCTTATTCGATCTGGAGAAGCTAATGATAGTCTAAGTGAGCCGACCATATCTGATATCTGCCGGAGATTTAACTTGAACACAATGGATGTTATTAAGTACAAACACTCACTGTACTGA
- the LOC132645181 gene encoding uncharacterized protein LOC132645181 isoform X1, translated as MKARLVVFPIRGRNWCFSRSIESSQSETQSSNTPSTLKDLWKKISSKSAHNSFNSNVEVVVDFASNKMNRAWSNLEKAPAGSLKNKLHGLGLRLLSRVKPSEIFLKSIPKEVTRVDITYPSSLNGQLVRRRLRHIALRKNQMLETLAKSSYPYHAWLDLKSLSAVEEHTLVKVLPLPNIPFFWVLFRTYSHWRALQGSENLLRLVTNSSHHQNYQKSDKGTTDKSTNTKDDPQRTNNCISQPWVLLPSEDLQKLIRSGEANDSLSEPTISDICRRFNLNTMDVIKYKHSLY; from the exons ATGAAGGCTAGATTAGTAGTGTTTCCAATCAGGGGAAGGAACTGGTGCTTCAGCCGATCGATAGAGTCATCACAATCTGAAACTCAGTCTTCTAATACTCCTTCTACATTGAAAGATCTCTGGAAGAAGATTTCATCCAAATCAGCTCATAACTCGTTCAACTCTAATGTCGAAGTCGTCGTTGATTTCGCCTCCAATAAG ATGAACAGAGCTTGGAGTAATTTGGAAAAAGCACCGGCAGGAAGTTTAAAGAACAAACTTCACGG GCTAGGGTTGCGGCTTCTCTCTCGTGTTAAGCCTTCAGAGATCTTTTTGAAATCCATTCCTAAGGAGGTAACACGTGTTGACATTACCTATCCCTCAAG TTTAAATGGACAGCTTGTTCGGCGGAGGCTACGTCATATTGCCTTGAG AAAAAACCAGATGCTTGAAACTCTGGCAAAGAGTTCATATCCTTACCATGCTTGGTTGGATTTAAAATCTCTTTCTGCTGTGGAGGAACATACTCTAGTTAAG GTGCTACCCTTGCCTAATATACCTTTCTTTTGGGTCTTATTTCGGACATACTCTCACTGGAGAGCTCTTCAG GGAAGTGAAAATCTCCTTCGATTAGTTACAAACAGCTCCCATCACCAGAATTACCAGAAGTCAGATAAAGGAACAACAGACAAGAGTACAAATACAAAAGATGACCCACAGAGAACAAACAACTGCATTAGTCAACCATGG GTATTATTGCCGTCAGAAGACCTTCAAAAGCTTATTCGATCTGGAGAAGCTAATGATAGTCTAAGTGAGCCGACCATATCTGATATCTGCCGGAGATTTAACTTGAACACAATGGATGTTATTAAGTACAAACACTCACTGTACTGA
- the LOC132645181 gene encoding uncharacterized protein C23H3.12c isoform X2: MKARLVVFPIRGRNWCFSRSIESSQSETQSSNTPSTLKDLWKKISSKSAHNSFNSNVEVVVDFASNKMNRAWSNLEKAPAGSLKNKLHGLGLRLLSRVKPSEIFLKSIPKEVTRVDITYPSSLNGQLVRRRLRHIALRGTIIHKKYLYGSVTLLPLTSFFMVLPLPNIPFFWVLFRTYSHWRALQGSENLLRLVTNSSHHQNYQKSDKGTTDKSTNTKDDPQRTNNCISQPWVLLPSEDLQKLIRSGEANDSLSEPTISDICRRFNLNTMDVIKYKHSLY, encoded by the exons ATGAAGGCTAGATTAGTAGTGTTTCCAATCAGGGGAAGGAACTGGTGCTTCAGCCGATCGATAGAGTCATCACAATCTGAAACTCAGTCTTCTAATACTCCTTCTACATTGAAAGATCTCTGGAAGAAGATTTCATCCAAATCAGCTCATAACTCGTTCAACTCTAATGTCGAAGTCGTCGTTGATTTCGCCTCCAATAAG ATGAACAGAGCTTGGAGTAATTTGGAAAAAGCACCGGCAGGAAGTTTAAAGAACAAACTTCACGG GCTAGGGTTGCGGCTTCTCTCTCGTGTTAAGCCTTCAGAGATCTTTTTGAAATCCATTCCTAAGGAGGTAACACGTGTTGACATTACCTATCCCTCAAG TTTAAATGGACAGCTTGTTCGGCGGAGGCTACGTCATATTGCCTTGAG GGGGACTATCATCCACAAGAAGTACTTGTATGGATCGGTTACATTGCTTCCACTGACATCATTTTTCATG GTGCTACCCTTGCCTAATATACCTTTCTTTTGGGTCTTATTTCGGACATACTCTCACTGGAGAGCTCTTCAG GGAAGTGAAAATCTCCTTCGATTAGTTACAAACAGCTCCCATCACCAGAATTACCAGAAGTCAGATAAAGGAACAACAGACAAGAGTACAAATACAAAAGATGACCCACAGAGAACAAACAACTGCATTAGTCAACCATGG GTATTATTGCCGTCAGAAGACCTTCAAAAGCTTATTCGATCTGGAGAAGCTAATGATAGTCTAAGTGAGCCGACCATATCTGATATCTGCCGGAGATTTAACTTGAACACAATGGATGTTATTAAGTACAAACACTCACTGTACTGA
- the LOC132645189 gene encoding O-fucosyltransferase 36-like isoform X1: MMEREPSDEEEDHENLIRADSPVRTAFQIDDVNDENASIRRFNFSFCKWYFLAIIVPVFLIILFFNTDVNNLFKTGFTNANYVNHMRDSELKALYLLRQQQLGLFKLWNHTLLNNANNSNFEELKWDLLSQISLNKQIQEALLSPHQLGNVLNVSDSATGSSLDGYGGLYRCRKVDYRLSERRTIEWKPRLDKYLFAICVSGQMSNHLICLEKHMFFAALLNRVLIIPSSRVDYEFHRVLDIDHINKCLGRKVVVTFEEFAKNRKGHMHIDKFICYFSQPQPCFLDEERVKKLKSLGVSMNKLEAAWEEDVKNPKPRTVHDVEAKFSLDDDVIAIGDVFFADVEKKWVMQPGGPISHGCKTLIEPSRLILLTAQRFIQTFLGENFIALHFRRHGFLKFCNAKNTSCFYPVPQAANCINRVVERAIAPVIYLSTDAADSETGVLQSLVVVNGKTVPLVRRPARNSAEKWDALLYRHGLEGDRQVEAMLDKTICALSDVFIGSMGSTFTEDIFRLRKGWGSASVCDEYLCQGEVPNFIADDE, encoded by the exons ATGATGGAGAGAGAACCCTCCGATGAAGAAGAGGATCACGAGAACCTGATCCGTGCAGATTCTCCGGTTCGCACGGCATTTCAAATTGACGACGTCAACGATGAAAATGCGAGCATTCGTCGTTTCAATTTCAGCTTCTGTAAGTGGTATTTCCTAGCAATTATTGTTCCAGTCTTCCTAATCATCCTTTTCTTCAACACCGACGTCAATAACCTCTTCAAAACCGGATTTACGAACGCTAATTACGTTAATCACATGCGCGACTCCGAATTGAAGGCTCTATATCTGCTTAGACAGCAACAATTAGGGCTCTTCAAGCTCTGGAACCACACATTGCTTAATAATGCCAACAATAGTAATTTTGAAGAATTGAAATGGGATTTACTCAGTCAGATTTCACTGAATAAGCAAATTCAGGAAGCACTTTTGTCGCCTCATCAATTAGGTAACGTGTTAAATGTATCGGATAGTGCTACTGGTTCTAGTTTAGATGGTTATGGTGGTTTATATAGGTGTAGGAAGGTGGATTATAGATTGTCTGAGAGGAGAACTATTGAGTGGAAACCGAGGTTGGATAAGTATCTCTTTGCAATATGTGTGTCAGGGCAGATGTCGAACCATTTAATATGTTTGGAAAAGCATATGTTTTTTGCTGCTCTGCTTAACCGCGTTTTGATCATTCCTAGCTCAAGAGTAGATTATGAGTTTCATCGAGTGTTGGATATCGATCATATCAACAAATGCTTGGGGAGGAAAGTGGTTGTGACATTTGAGGAATTTGCAAAAAATCGAAAGGGTCATATGCACATAGATAAATTCATTTGCTATTTCTCTCAGCCGCAGCCTTGTTTTCTGGATGAAGAACGTGTTAAGAAGTTGAAGTCGTTAGGGGTTTCTATGAATAAGCTTGAAGCTGCTTGGGAGGAGGATGTTAAGAACCCCAAGCCAAGGACTGTCCATGACGTCGAggcaaagttttctttggatgatgatgttattgcgaTCGGTGATGtattttttgctgatgtggaaaAGAAATGGGTAATGCAACCTGGTGGCCCCATTTCGCACGGCTGCAAGACTCTCATTGAGCCAAGTCGTCTTATATTGCTCACTGCCCAACGTTTCATCCAAACATTCTTGGGAGAGAACTTTATCGCTCTTCATTTCCGCAGACATGGTTTCTTAAAGTTCTG CAATGCCAAAAACACTAGTTGCTTCTATCCTGTTCCTCAAGCAGCGAATTGTATCAATCGTGTGGTTGAAAGGGCAATTGCCCCAGTAATTTATCTTTCCACCGATGCTGCAGACAGTGAAACTGGTGTACTTCAGTCACTTGTTGTTGTTAATGGGAAAACTGTGCCGCTTGTTAGAAGGCCTGCTCGAAATTCAGCTGAGAAATGGGATGCTTTATTGTACAGACATGGCCTTGAAGGAGATCGTCAG GTGGAAGCTATGTTGGACAAGACCATTTGTGCTCTGTCTGACGTGTTTATTGGATCAATGGGCTCTACTTTCACGGAAGATATTTTTCGGCTTCGGAAGGGCTGGGGATCAGCATCAGTTTGTGATGAGTATTTATGCCAGGGTGAAGTTCCGAACTTCATTGCAGACGATGAATGA